DNA from Flavobacteriales bacterium:
CTGGGCATCGTTGAGGTGGGCGTGACCACGGGCGTGGATGTGCTGAATGCGGTGGTGGCCAACGGACTGTGCGCGAGCCTGGATGTGGCGGGCGCGGCCTTCAACGTGGTGGCCTGCGCTGGTCAGAATGAAGGCTTCTCGCTGACAGCGTGGCCGAGCCCTGCCAACGACATCGTGCGGGTGACCGTCAGGAATCCCATGGTCCGCGCCGAGATGGGCATCTACACCCTTCAGGGGGAACTGGTGATCCCGGTCCGCGCGCTTGCCAAGGGTGAGCAGACCATCGCGGTCGACGTCCAGGAGTTGCCGGTAGGCACCTATGTGGTGCGCGTCATCGGAGGCGATCAGGTTGCCACGCAGCGCATCATGCGCATGGAGTAACGGGGGTAGGGCCCCGATAGGCCGGGTCCGGGGGCGAAGACGAGCGATCGTCGGGTCCTCCGGATCCGTGCTTTTCCAGAGGTGCTGTGCCGGGGCGAAGTCCTCCTCGCATTCCGGCGATCGGTGCCGTTTGCGGCATCCCGTGGCCATCGGTTCATCCGCCTGGCGCTGAAGGCCGCCGCGATTGGCAGGCTTCACCCGGACGCAGCCCGGAAGGAACGGTCCGTTCTGATTACCGTGATCGGGGTATTGCCCACCAGCTCGCCGGCAGGGTGCTTTGCGGCCGAAATGAAGGGTCGCATGGAACGCGTGAGCGGATGGCGGAGCGCTTTGATGCTGGTGTCAGCCTTATGGGTCAGCGGTGGGCTTCGGGGTCAGGAAGGCGATAGCGTGAAGGTGGTCGGCCTCCGCTCCGTGGAGGTGGTCGGCGATCGGCACGGGCATGCTGCAGCGCGGCTTCCCGAATTCCACGAGACCCTGATCATGGCTGGCAAGAAGAACGAAGTGCTCCGCTTGCGCGCCCGTGAAGCAGACCTCTCCACCAACCTGGCGCGCCAGGTATTCGCCAAGGCTCCGGGCATCACCGTGTGGGAAAGCGAAGGCTCGGGCATCCAGACTTCCATCGCGGCGCGCGGCCTCAGCCCGAACAGGTCCTGGGAGTTCAATGTGCGGCAGAGCGGATACGACATCTGCGCCGAGGCATTCGGCTATCCTGAGGCGTACTACAGCCCGCCCTTGGAGGCGGTGGAGCGGATCGAGGTGATACGGGGCGCCGCTTCGCTGCAGTTCGGCCCCCAGTTCGGCGGGCTGGTCAATTACCGCATGAAGCGCGGAGCCCCGGACAGGCTGGCCGCGGTGGAGCTGCGGCAGACCACCGGCTCCTACGGGCTCAGCAATACATACGCATCCGTGGATGGCACCTGGCGTCGCCTGTCCTATCATGTCTTCCATCAGCGGCGCAGCGCCGATGGATGGCGGTCGAACAGCCGGTACACGACATCCGCCTCCGGCGCATCGGTGGCCTGGGCGGCCTCCGGCCGCTTGGAGCTGGGGCTCGAGTACACGCGCATGGATTATGTGTCCCAGCAGCCCGGTGGACTCACGGACCATGACTTACAAGTGGGTCCGAGGTCGAGTCAGCGGGCCCGCAATTGGTTCAGCGCGCCGTGGAACGTGGCCGCCATCACGGCTGACCTCCGGCTCAACCCGCGCTCTCGGGCCAGCCTCAAGGTGTTCGGCACGCTCGCCGAGCGCAACAGCGTCGGATTCCTCCGCCCGATCCAGGAGCCGGACACCTTCATCACCGCCCTCGGGTCATTCGCTCCCCGACAGGTCGATCGCGATGCATACGCCAATACGGGAGCCGAACTGCGCATCCTGCAGGGATTCAGCGCCGGGCGCGTCAAGGGCAACCTCTCCGCAGGCCTGCGGCTCTACCGGGGGCGCACGGACCGGCGTCAGCAGGGCAGGGGCACGGCGGGGAGCGATTTCGACCTTGCACTGACCGATGCTTTTGCCAGGGACCTGGCGCTAACGACGGAGAATGCCGCGGTATTCGCCGAGAGCCAGTTCAAGTTGGGCGAGCGCCTGAGCATCGTGCCCGGTGCCCGCATCGAACTGATCCGATCCGCCGTGCAGGGCCGGGTCGCCGCTCTGCCACGTGGGGAGCTTCCGCGTGATGCGCGCGAACGGCGCGTGGTGCTCTACGGCGTCGGTGCCGAGTATCGCGTCACCGCCACGGCTTCGCTCTATGCCAACTACAGCACGGCCTACCGGCCGGTGCTCTTCTCCGAGCTCACGCCGGCGGCCACCACCGACATCGTCGACCCTGCGTTGCGCGATGCCAGCGGCGCCAACGCGGACCTGGGCTACAGGGGCAATATCGGCCGCTTCATCGCCTTCGATGCCGGCGTGTACCGCCTCGTGTACCGCGATCGCATCGGAACGGTGCAGCGCGACGGCGGCGTGTTCCGCACGAACATCGGCGACTCGGAGAGCCGGGGCGCGGAGGCCTATGCGGAGGCGGATGCCCTTGGCCTGCTGGCGCCGCACGGCCGCTGGGGAGCGCTCCGGGTCTTCGCATCGGTCGCCGTCATGAGCACGCGCTACACCCGTTGGAGCAACCCGGCGCTGGCGGGCGATCCGGTGCGCGGCATCGAGGGCAAGCGCGTGGAGTATGCGCCCGAGCGCGTGGAGCGCTATGGGCTCACATATGCGCGCAAGCGGGTGTCGGTGACGGCGCTGGTCAACCGGGTCGGCGATGTATACACGGATGCTGCGAATTCGGAGGCCCCCAACGGCGCCGCTACGGTGGGTCGCATCGATGCCTATCAGCTGCTCGACCTCTCGGGGTCCTGGCTCCTGCGTGAGGGCGTCGAGGTCATCATCGGCGTCCGCAATGCCGGCGATGCGGTCTATGCCACGCGGCGTGCGGGCGGCTATCCAGGCCCGGGACTGCTTCCGGGCGAGGGCCGCACGTTCTACCTGACGCTATCGGCCCGGCTCTGAGCGCGATGCCTGGATGCAGGCCGCAGCACGGAGGTGCGTCACTTGGTGCTGCGGGTGGTGCCGCAAGGTCAGGCGAGCAGCCGGAAAGAGTCCCCGTCGAAGAGCCCCAGGTCGCTCAGCTTCAGGTGAGGGATGACCAGCAGCGCCATGAAGGAGAGCGTCATGTAGGGAGCGGAGAGCGACGATCCGAGGGCCTTGGCCTCACGGTCCAGCGCGGCATACGCATCGGCCACGATGTAGGCGTCGGCATCGCTCATGATGCCGGCCACCGGGAGCGGCAGCACCCGGCGATGCGCTCCGTCCGCCAGGCTGATGCCTCCGCGATGCTCGATGACGAGATTGATGGCGGCGCAGAGGTCCTCGTCGTTGGTGCCTACGGCCACGATGTTGTGGCTGTCGTGCGCCACGCTACCGGCGATGGCTCCGCGCTTCAGACCCGTGCCGGTGATCCAGGCCTTCGCGGGAGGAGCGTCGGCATACCGGTTCACGACGGCGATCTTCAGCAGATCCTTCTCCGTATCGGCAACCAGCGCGCCTTCGCGCACCGTGGGCGGCATCCAGCGCTTGCGGGTGATCAGCTGGCCATCGATGGCTTCGATGGCCAGCACATCGCCGGCAGTGGCCGGCATGCGGAAGTCGGCGGGGCGCTTCGGTGCGCAGGCGAAGCGGTTGGGTGCCGTGCAGGGCACGCGATCGATGAGGCTCCGGCCATCCGCGGCCACGAGGCGGCCGCTGATCCAGGTGCGCTTCACCCTGAAGCGCTCAAGGTCCTCCACCAGGATGAAATCCGCCGGATCGCCCACCCGCAGGCGACCGATGGATAGGCCGTAATGGAGGATCGGATTCAGGCACGCGGCCCGGAGCACCTTGAAGACGTCGATGCCGCGGGCCACCGCCCGTGCGCAGAGGTCGTTCACATGGCCTTCCACCAGGCTGTCGGGATGCTTGTCGTCGCTGCACAGCATCATGCGGTCGCTCCAGTCGTGAAGGAGGTCGATCAGGGCTTCGAAGTTCTTCGCCGCGCTGCCCTCGCGCACCTGCACGCGCATGCCCTGCTCCAGCTTGAAGCGCGCCTCCTCAGCGGTGAAGCACTCGTGGTCGGTGCTGA
Protein-coding regions in this window:
- a CDS encoding TonB-dependent receptor → MKGRMERVSGWRSALMLVSALWVSGGLRGQEGDSVKVVGLRSVEVVGDRHGHAAARLPEFHETLIMAGKKNEVLRLRAREADLSTNLARQVFAKAPGITVWESEGSGIQTSIAARGLSPNRSWEFNVRQSGYDICAEAFGYPEAYYSPPLEAVERIEVIRGAASLQFGPQFGGLVNYRMKRGAPDRLAAVELRQTTGSYGLSNTYASVDGTWRRLSYHVFHQRRSADGWRSNSRYTTSASGASVAWAASGRLELGLEYTRMDYVSQQPGGLTDHDLQVGPRSSQRARNWFSAPWNVAAITADLRLNPRSRASLKVFGTLAERNSVGFLRPIQEPDTFITALGSFAPRQVDRDAYANTGAELRILQGFSAGRVKGNLSAGLRLYRGRTDRRQQGRGTAGSDFDLALTDAFARDLALTTENAAVFAESQFKLGERLSIVPGARIELIRSAVQGRVAALPRGELPRDARERRVVLYGVGAEYRVTATASLYANYSTAYRPVLFSELTPAATTDIVDPALRDASGANADLGYRGNIGRFIAFDAGVYRLVYRDRIGTVQRDGGVFRTNIGDSESRGAEAYAEADALGLLAPHGRWGALRVFASVAVMSTRYTRWSNPALAGDPVRGIEGKRVEYAPERVERYGLTYARKRVSVTALVNRVGDVYTDAANSEAPNGAATVGRIDAYQLLDLSGSWLLREGVEVIIGVRNAGDAVYATRRAGGYPGPGLLPGEGRTFYLTLSARL
- the ade gene encoding adenine deaminase, with the protein product MESGAFTIRARLVDIEGRCILPAEVSVADGRIASITEAKGFTEGYLLPGFIDAHVHVESSMLVPSEFARLAVTHGTVGTISDPHEIANVLGEAGVEYMIANGRQVPFHFFFGAPSCVPATAFETAGARIDSDGVARLLARKEVLYLSEVMDFPGVLSGEAEVMRKIAHAKLLGKPIDGHAPGLHGDAATRYIGAGISTDHECFTAEEARFKLEQGMRVQVREGSAAKNFEALIDLLHDWSDRMMLCSDDKHPDSLVEGHVNDLCARAVARGIDVFKVLRAACLNPILHYGLSIGRLRVGDPADFILVEDLERFRVKRTWISGRLVAADGRSLIDRVPCTAPNRFACAPKRPADFRMPATAGDVLAIEAIDGQLITRKRWMPPTVREGALVADTEKDLLKIAVVNRYADAPPAKAWITGTGLKRGAIAGSVAHDSHNIVAVGTNDEDLCAAINLVIEHRGGISLADGAHRRVLPLPVAGIMSDADAYIVADAYAALDREAKALGSSLSAPYMTLSFMALLVIPHLKLSDLGLFDGDSFRLLA